The genomic region TTAAGGAGGTGTAATCATGGTCGTTATAAACGGTAAAGAGATGGATTGTGACGGTATGACTGTAACTGAAATGCTAAAGGAGCTAAAATTTGATTCTCAAAAGGTTGTAGTGGAAATAAATCAAGAGATAATTGATAAGGTAGACTATGCTAGCCAAGTGTTAGACAAAAAAGATAAAGTAGAAATTGTAGGCTTTGTGGGAGGCGGGTAAAAAAATATGAAGGTTTACGTCAACGAACAACC from Proteinivorax hydrogeniformans harbors:
- the thiS gene encoding sulfur carrier protein ThiS, translating into MVVINGKEMDCDGMTVTEMLKELKFDSQKVVVEINQEIIDKVDYASQVLDKKDKVEIVGFVGGG